From the genome of Mucispirillum schaedleri ASF457:
ATTATATGTATTATAAAAGGGATAATATAAAAACACATAAGCAGCAAGATATCGCACCAGATAAAAGAGATTATAGTATCTGTATTACATCAATTAGTGATGAATATAGTTATTTGAACATAATAAATAACTATACTACAGATGCTTTATGTAGTAATTTTCTTATTAAAGAAAATACAGAGCTGGAACAGATAGATATAGAATATGATACAAATACAGGCATAAATAAACTTTTCAATGTATTAGATGAAAGAAGCATATTAATAATAAAAAAATATACTGGTTATGATAGTCATCGTCTAACATTTAAAGAAATAGGGGAAAAGTTAGGCATAACAGAAAGTATTACAGCAAGAATATATAAAAGAGCTATCCAGCAATTACGGCAGCACTTCCCGCCCGATAAAGAGCAGGAATTAAGGCAGTTGATTTTTAAGACTTAACCGCTGATGAAACACCAAACAGCATAACCAGAATAACCAAAACATCCCAAACAATATAATACTATCTACTCTTAAATTAATCAAAAATAACGATATACCAGGAAAATTTAAATTATAAATTTTATTCCTGGTGTATTATGTAAAAATTGTGTAGAAAGCTGGCACCAAAGAAAGAAAATAATTTTTTATTTGGTGTTTTTTTATATCAGCAGTTCGCAAAAATTCATACACTACTCGCAATTTTTAATACACTCTATATAAAGAATATATAAATAAAAAGGTATTATATATTTATTATATTATTTATAACGCCAAAGAAAAAAAGGAAGAATTTTTAAAATTAAAAAAAAAGAGTATATCCCACATTCAAGTTTTATGATGTATGATTGCTGGATTATTTTTAATACTGCATATATGATTATTTGCTGGCAGATGTTTTTTAAAATGTATAGTAGATAATCTTTAAAATTTAAAATGATATATAGCAGATGTAAATATTTTAAATAAAGCTAGACAGTTTAAGCAGAGTAGAATTTTTGACCGCTGATTTTTTTAAATTTTCGCCCGTATAACGAGATAGCATATAAATATATAATTATATTACTATCCACCAGCAAAACACAGCGGACAGGGCAAAATAAAGCCCTGCATAATATAATTACTATACAGGGCTTCTTTTGCTTGACAATTAATAGGAATGCTTTTATATTATGGGTATAAACCGCAGGGCTAACTTGTAGCCCTTTGGTTTTTAAGAGTTATAACAGCTCTTTTAATAGCTTGATAGCTGCTGTAACAGCTTCAAGTATTTTGGTTAAAAGAGCTATTTTTTCTTTTTTACCCATTCGCACCTCCTATTAAATTTTCAAACATCAAACTGTAAAATTTCTTTACAGCTGATTATTATTTATATCATAAAAAGTCTTATTTATCAAGGTTTTTTATGGTATTTTATAATATTTTTTAGTCTACTTTTTGTAGTTATAAGTGTAATTTTTGTAGTCATATAATTAAGTTTATAATTGATAATATTACTAGAATACCTATCAATATTAATAATATTTTATGATATTTTTTCATATTTAATTTTTATTCTTCTTCAAAAATAAAATCAACATTATTAAGTTCTTCAAACATTTCTTTTTGCATTTTTACATATCTGCTTCTACTCATAATAAATACAGATGTATCATTTTTCATTTCTTCAAATGTTTTGTGATTTGTAAGCATATCGGATAAATCTTTTTTAAATAAATCCCCTTTATATGTTGGTATTCTAACCACTGCTAATATTTTACTTTCATTATTTTTATATTCTGGGTAATCTGTTATTTTTTTATCTTGTGTTTCTACTTTTCCTAAAAAGTTATTTATCCATACTACTATTTGCACTTTATCTTGATTAAACTTTTCACATATCATATTAATTCCTGCCAGCGTGTGCGATAGTCCTTCTCCGCCTGCTATCACTATATGAATAAATGCATTTCCTGTGTAATAGTTTTCATCAGCTGTAAGCACATCAAATATATTATTTTCATATGCATAAGTTAATAGTGGAACAAATGAGCTAGCCCCATTATCAATTATAATATTTGATTTATCTGTATTTATCAGCTTATATGTTAAATTTTCCCAGCCTGCATCTGTTATAATGTTATCCTGCATAACATTAATAGTTTCTACATTTAAGGCTTTAAATTTTGCAAAGCTGGCGTTTACCTGGTCAGTATCTATTGCCATATAATCCTGTTTTAGATAATCTTTTAAATACTGTGTAATAAAGGTTGATACTGTTGTTTTTCCTACTCCACCCTTTCCTTGTAAGATAAAATGAAAATTTTTTCTCATTTCTGTTTCTCCTTTTAATAGTTATATTTTAAGTATTTTATACTTAATTTGCATTTACTTTTATGTCGGTTTCCAAATAAACTCTTCTTTTAATTCCATTGATTTTGGTTGACTTTTTAAATATTTAAAATATTCATTTAATGAGTTAAACCCTGCTTCTTTCCATTTTGGAATTTTGCCACTTGGCTTTTCATCCGCTGGAACATCTTTTTTAGTTTCTGCTTTTTCCTGCTCTTTTGGTTGTACTGGTTGCTCTGATTCCGAAATTTTAGCCGCTAAAATTTTCGGCTGTTCTATCTCTACTTTTTTCTCTGGTGTGGTGATACCTGCTTGACTGATTGCCTGCATTTGTTTTTTATATTCTGCTTCTGTTAGGTTATAAATGTATTTCTTTTTAAATTCTGAAATAAATTGACAAAAATATTTATAATCAATATCTAATTGTGTTCTTTCAATAAATACTTCATATATATGTATATATCTTACTTTATCATTAAGAGCCTTTAATATATCATTTTTATTTTTTTCTAAAAAACTTCTTAATATATTATATTTATTTTTACTAATTAGCTCGTCATATAAACTTTGTTCTTTTTTCATATCTATACTCCCTACTAGTATATACAGATACCAACTGAACATATTTATTGATATAAGTTAATAATCAAAAATTTTCATAAATATTTATATAATTATTACATAAGTTCAGTTGTTATCAGTATATATCAGTAGCACAATATATATAATCAGCTTTTATCGGTTGCAATTTACAGGCAAGATGGGTGAATGTGGGCACATTCACGGGAAACAATTCGCATAAATGCTCTAGTTTTATCTTGGTTCTTTTGAAAAGAACGAAAGGGGGATATTTTTATTATGAATAAAAAAGATAAGTGGTTTAAACTACGATTAACACCAGAAGAAAAAGAACTTTTAAAAAGCAAGGTTGAAAAAGTTGGGTATATTACACAGTCGGATTATATTCGCCGTTTAATTACAGATGTAGAAATACCCTGTTATTTAGACAAAGTTAAGTTAAATGATATTAGACGGCTTGCTGGTCTGCTGGGTAAAAATACAGGGCTTTTAAAAATGTATATTATGGAACTTGAAGAACCTAATAAAAAAATGATTGATAAAATTATCAATAATAATGAGAAAATCAAAAAGGAAATAAGGCAAATATTGGAACAGATAAAAGCAAAATTTAATATATAAAAATTTTAGCGGCTAAAATTTTATATAATTGCCTGTCTGCTTAATCGTTAAGCAGGTTGACATAAACATTTGAAAATACTAAAAAAGCATTGTGGATTATCTGGGGATAAGTATTTTAACTTGTAATTTTTTATTTTTTGGTGTTTATTCTTCTATGGCTATTTAGTTGAATGGTCTGCACAGGTGCGACTGGATCGGTTGGTTCTCTTTTCTCAACTTTAAATGATAGAAAGGAGTAGCCTATGATATATGAAAATCATATCACATATTCATTATGTGTGCTTTTTTTAGCAGTCATAATTTTTTACATAAAAAAATAACCACTCAGTTACCGGCTAAGTGGTTATTTTAGTTTGCTTTAAACTGAATAGCCAGCGAGGACTGCCAACCCAGTCCCCTGTGCTACTCTTAATATAATCAATATTTTATATAAATTCAAGTCTTTTTTTTACTTACACCATATAAAAAATAATACTTCTTGGCAATTCTTTTGCTTATTCTACAACTACAAAATATTTTAGCCGCTAAAATTTATATTATTTTTTTGGAGTATTTAAAATGGATAGTTTAGAAGTATTGCAACAAATAAATATTTTATCATCTGCTATTTTGTCAAATTTTAATCATATCACATTAAAAGAGTATATAAATAGTCATTATATACCTTTTCAGAAAAACGCTAAAAAGGAAAAAAATTTTAACAAACTATTAGGTAAATTAAATATAATTCTACATTATGAGTTTGTAAACAAAAATATAACTGATGTTACAGAAAATGATATTGTAAATTTTTTTAATCTATTAAAAAATGATAGGAATATTAAGCAGGCAACACAAAATCGTTACAGGTCATTATTAAATCATATCTTTAATACAGCAATTAAAGATAAAGTAGTTAATTATAACCCAGCAAAGCACACTAAAAAATTTAAAGAAGTAAATAGGGACAGAGCTTTAAATAATAGTGAAATAAAAGCACTGCTTGAAGCCTGTAAACAAAGCAAGAATGAAGAATTATACTATATTGTGCTTGTAGCTCTATATACTGGTATGAGATACAGCAATATTATTCATATGAAAAGGTCTAATATAAAAAATAATGTCTACCAGCTTGACGGAAGCGAAACAAAATCAGGCAAAAGCCAGCTTATATATTTACATCAAGACTTGATGAATGAATTAAATAAATATATGCACAAAAACAATGATACTTATATATTTAGGTATAATTATATAAAAAGAGCATTTAGAACAGCTTTAAAAAAAGCAGGTATAGAAAATTTTAGATTTCACGATTTAAGGCGAACATTTGCAAATACATTACTGTATAATAATGTGAATATTGTAACCATTTCTAATATGTTAGGTCATAGCTCAATTATGATGACACAAAAATATTTAGCGAATGACAGCAAAAAAGAGCTTGACGCAATCAATAAATTATGTTTTATTTGATTTGCGAAGAAATTAAAAGGAAGTGTTCTATGATTTTTCCATAACATATTACCAAACATATTATATAATAATCAAGGTATAAAAGCAAGTAATAGGCACATCGCCTGAAAATCCTCGTGTCGATGGTTCGATTCCGTCTCTGGGCACCATTTCTTTAATGGTTCTAAATAAATAGTCGCTTATTAATTTTTTTATTCCCTTTATAATAAAGTTTGAATACACTACATCGGGCTATAAACTTGCATAGTCATATACTCCAACCTGATACTATAACTTATACCAATATTAATATAAATAATAGTATTGGTAGAGTTTTTAAATCACATATAATAATTCCTGTTTATAAAGAATTACTTGATAGTATAACAAGCTATGAATAAACAAGTATTCTAAATCAGCTTCTATACTATTATGATAAATCAGAATATAAAAAGGACTTTCTATATATGATTTAAAACATTTGTGTTTATGGAATAAATCATTTCAAATATTAAGAAAGAAATTAAAAATATTAGAAGCAAAAGGCTATATAGAAAGCAGTAATCATATATTATATGGTAAAACATTATATCATCCAAAAAATACGCTTTATATAAAAGATAATACACTAGCAAGCCTTGTAGAGAGTGGAGACCTTCCTTATGGTGATTATTTTACAGCAGCAATTATCAACTTATTCAGACAAAATTTATTATCAGGCAGTAGTAAGACAACATCAGCTAATATTGAAGAATTTTTAGATAAAGATTAAAAGATAGTGGGTGTGATGAAATGCCCACCTTTAAAAATTTTTGTATAGTTAGTGTATAATAAGTGCATAACAAATGCTAAAAAATACCCGCCAAAAAAGTTAAAATCGTTTTAAGTTTTTAAAAATTGCATAGTCATTGTATAGTAGCTGCATAGTCCTGCAACATATTTATCTCACTATTCCGTTGTTTTTTATCTCCCCACCCTATATATAGTAAACTTTCTGATAACTTTTTAAGATATATGTGAAACATTCAGTTATAATAAATATTAAAATAAATATTTTTTTCTTTTGAATGGAAATGATAAAAAAGGTATATAAAAAATAGTAAAGGGTGCAAATCTGAAAATCTGAAAAGCCATTTACGATTTTTTTACATCTTATAAAATACAGCTGTCATAAAGAAATAAATGAAATACATTTAATACTATTTATAATATTTCTCTACTCTTTATCTTCACTAATCTTTATTTTATTAGATAAGTATGTAGAAGTTTCTAAATTGCTTTTATAAATCAAAAAATAGTTGCCAAAATAAAAAGTGAGTATTATGACAACAGGTATAATAATAAAAGTTAATTTTTTTAAAGTATGCCCATATTTACTCCAAAAGTTTTCTTTTACATTATCAGCATAAGCAAGTTCAAATGCTTTCATTTCATCAGTATTTAGAGTAGGTGCAACAGCAGAAGCTATATTTTCCATTAATAAGTGTAATTTTTTAGCACCATCATTATCAACAGAAAACTTGCCTTGATATCCTAAAATTAAGCATACATATATAAATTCAAGCATATCTTTATTTTTGGCTGGATTTTCAAGCCATTTATCCATTATTCCAAAAAATTTATTACCACCTGACGGCTCTTTAAAAAATCTTATAGATAGACTATTTGATGAATATGTGTTTTCCATAAATGATTGATTTTTCATTACCATTTCATCAATAAAAACACATAAACAGTAACGAAATCTAGTTATATCCTGTTCATCATATTTTGAAAGAGTAGATAGTTTTGCAGAAATAGATAATATATCATTAATAAACTCTCTTTTAAAATCTTCTATTGCTTTTTCTGAACACTCTTTGTCTTCTGATATTTTTTTAGCAAGTAATATTAAATGTAATGATGAACTCATTACAGGGTTTGTTTCCAGTCCATTAAAAGATATGGAATGTAATAATTCATCTTTGTTTTGATTATAAGCTGTTTGAATTTCTGTATCATCAATAATATTATTATTGCTCATCTTATACTCCTACAGCCCACATTTTAATATCAGGATTTGGTATTCTCTGAGTTATATATACTGCTATACTGTTTTCATTTTTAAAATCCTGCCACATACTGTCTGTTTTATCTATTTTAAAATATACATAGTCATTTAAATGAGGCAGTATAGAAGGCACTATTGTAAGCTGTTCAATATTTAATCCATTTAATTGGGCTGAAATAAGGTTTCTAATTTTAGCACTTGTTCCGACTTTACTTTGCATTTTAAATGTTGTTTGCACAGTTTCAAGAGAACATTCTCCTTTAACAGCCATATATATGGTAGATTCCTTTAATATTGATACATTATCAAAAGAGCAGACGAATATACCATTATCGCCAGATATAACAGCTGGAATATATTTTGGTGCCACAATATGTGAGAACAATAATTTAACTTTATTTATAGTAGAAACGATAGATGCTGCAATATTTAAGTGGTCATATCTGATATATTCATATACACCACTGTTTATATCAAGGCTTAAAAGGTCAGCTTGAAATTCAAGCAGTTTTTCATAAAAATATTCTGGGTGAAGTTTACTTTTATTTTTCAAATGAGAAAAAAGTATATTCCATTTTTTTAAAATATTTAAAGCAATATATGTTTCAAAATCAATAGTTGTAGAAGCCTTGCTAATACCTGCAAATGTTTCAGCAAGGTTATCCCTATGACCTGCTGTTGCATGGAGCATTTCTTCTAAAAAAGTAATGACCAAAGGTATATTTGCAATGTTAATGCTTGTTGGAATAAACTTATCATCTAATGTAATATTTTTATTTAAATCTATTGATTTAATTCTGCATACAGGTATTTCTATTTCATTAGATGATTTAGAACCCTGCACTCCTAATGATAACCTGAGAGAAGCCATTATTACACTAATCTTTTCCTGCGAGTATGAAGAAGTTAATTTATTATCCTCCATATCTCCCAGCTTGCTTCTTGTAGTATCATCAAAAGTTTTAGATGATACCATACTATGAGTAGCTATATATTTTGTATCAGGAAGTGAATTTTGAACTGATAAATCTGCAACAGTATCCACACTCATAGGTATTTTTAATACAATTACAGCTCCTGCCTGTATTCCTGATTTAATTTCCAATGGTTCTGGTAGAAAATCTTCATCAGGTGCTTTAAAAATAGTTCCATCAGGGCTGACCCCTGATACTCTGTTGACTCCTATTTTACCTTGAGATAACATTTCTGACTGAAATTCTATATCAAATATACCATATAAATTTTCAAAAATATCTATTGTTTTTTGGTTTATGCTTCTTTCTATATATCTTTCCTGCTGTTCAAAATGGACTCTGTCTATATTCATGCCATTTATCCATGCCACTTTTAAACTATTTGCCATTGATAAGCTCCTTTTTTATATTACCTTTCTTTTTACCTGTTATGAAAACACCTTCGCTAGATATGGTAAATGTAACATTATCTCCTGATATATCTTTACTTCTAATCGCTGATTTAATCTTTTTGTTCTGCATATTAGCATACATTACAAGCACACCAATATAACCCACATCTTTTTTCTTAATAGTTGCCATTACTTTTGCATCATTTGGAGCTATCTGCATACGGCTCACATCTATCATATCTTTACCTAAAACAGCATCTTCTCTTGTATTTAAATCTAATACTGAGGCTTCCTTAAACCTTTCTACCCCATTCAATTTATAAAGTTTTAATGTTACAGGAACATTATCACCATGATAATTAGGATTTGAGTTTTTATCATTAATCATAGTAATCACGGCTGTAGAGGAACAACCATACATTATTATGAATATAAAAATTAATAATGAAATTTTTTTCATATTATTCACCTGTATATTTTTTTATCGCATGCACAACAAGTCTTTCAATACTATTATGGTCTGATGATGCATTTTTTATAAATGTAGATAATATTTTTTCAAAGCCATCCTGTTCCAGTTCATTTAAAAATGGACTGTCTAATTCTTTAAAAAGCATGGATATAACAAGCAAATTAATAATTTTTGTATTATTAACTAAATTAAAGCTTGATACAATATGAGATAAATCTTTTGTAGAAAGTTTACTTTTTTCTTGACTTAATAATTCTAATAAATTATTCTGCTTTTTTATTTCATTATTTAATATATTATCACATTCTTTTATAATAAAATCTTTCAATACCTGTCTTGAAATAATATGGTTTTGCATCATATAGTTTTCAACCTGATTATCTTCCATATTTTCAAAAGTTTCTTCTATTCCAAGCACATCTTTATTATTATTTACTAAATCATCAAGAGATATGTCTTCTTCTGCATTAAATCCTTCTACCTGTCCATTAGGAACAACTGCATATTTATCTAACTTATTGTAATCTTTTATATCATCTAGTGCATTGTCTGCTGTTTCTTCTGCCAGATCATCAAGCTCACTTTCTTGAACAACTGTAAATTCAATATCTCCTATTTTAAAAAAATCACCAATATTCAAAGCAAGATAATAGCTTGTAACTATAGGACTATGGTCACCATTCATATAAACATGACAATTTTTTTGTGGCACTAAACAAAAATGATTATCATATAATTTTATTTGAATATGTTTTTCTTTTATTGTATCAAATGCATCATGCACTACCCACTGGCATTCATCACCACTGCCAATATATCCACCACTTTCGTTAAATGTCATTTGTTTAACACCAGACTTTAATTTTATGCTGTCTGTTATTTTTATATGAATTTGTTCCATAATCCAGCCCTATCGTTTTAATATATTTTGTGGTATATTTAAGTTTGACAGTGAATTTAATACTCTGTTTAATGATACATTACCACCATCTACTTTCCAGTCAAAATATAATTTTTCATTGTCATTAAATGTTAAGCGATATACTCCATTACCTATATGCCTGCCACTTTGAATAAATTGAAGCCATGCCCACTCACCATTATATTCTCGTATTTCTTTCACTGCACCATTATAATCTTTTATAACAAGTTTTAATTTTGTATTCTCTTTAAAATTGCCACCTGCTATCTTTAAACTGCTTGGAAATGTTTGGTCATAAACCATTATATGATTATCATAGCTTAATTCTACACTACCATAATCACCAGATAGTGCTACTGTTGTTACTGTAAAATCCACATCCAGATTATCATTAGCATCTAATACTCCATTGCTTATAGTAGCTAGTTTATACACAGTAGATAAAAAATCATTAGAAAAATTAATTTTTGATGAATATGTTGGGTTAATATCATAAACATCCCATCGTTTTACTAATATCAAGTCAAGATACTGTGTAAAAAATTTATTCCATACTCCCTGCTTGCCAAAAAAACTTCTAAAAGCATCAAACTTTAATGATTCTTTACCTCTTGCATTTATTGGATAGTATGATGCAACCTGATTCATAAACTGTGCATACATTTCTGTCTGCCATGCTTTGTTAAGCTCTATACCTGCATGATATTCTATTAAACTCCATGAATCTGATGTTACAACTTTATAATAATTGCCTATTTCTATCGGCAAAGCCTCTGCATCTTTATTAATGATAAAAAATGGGTCATCTGCTATTTCAATAGGTTTCAATGCATACACAATTTTATCTTTTGGTGAGGCATTACTTGAAACATAATCTACTATCTTCTTATATACATTATGAGTATCTGCACTTATTTTATCCATTATTTTTACCTGCTTTTCTCCAGTCTGCACTCTCGCTTTATTACTGACTGCCTCAATTCCTTGATTAAAAAAAGAGTCCTGCTTTGCGACATTATGATATGGAGTAAATGCATCACTTAATATGCTAAAATTACTCCTAATTTTTGATACAGGGAGCCCTAAATTTGATGCATGTTTTAATAATGGACTATTTATTAAGTCTGTATTAGAACTAACAACTTCTATAACCCCTCTTACTGGGTTAGATGGTTTAGATAACACTGCCAGTATATTCAGCCCGCTGTCACTGCTATTAAACCTTTTTGGTTTTAGGTTTTCTAATACATTCTGCCATTTCTGCTGGTATTCTTGTAAATATAAATTAATAATACCTACTGATAGAACAACATTATCCTGCTTTTCTA
Proteins encoded in this window:
- the icmH gene encoding type IVB secretion system protein IcmH/DotU, with the protein product MSNNNIIDDTEIQTAYNQNKDELLHSISFNGLETNPVMSSSLHLILLAKKISEDKECSEKAIEDFKREFINDILSISAKLSTLSKYDEQDITRFRYCLCVFIDEMVMKNQSFMENTYSSNSLSIRFFKEPSGGNKFFGIMDKWLENPAKNKDMLEFIYVCLILGYQGKFSVDNDGAKKLHLLMENIASAVAPTLNTDEMKAFELAYADNVKENFWSKYGHTLKKLTFIIIPVVIILTFYFGNYFLIYKSNLETSTYLSNKIKISEDKE
- a CDS encoding plasmid mobilization protein, encoding MNKKDKWFKLRLTPEEKELLKSKVEKVGYITQSDYIRRLITDVEIPCYLDKVKLNDIRRLAGLLGKNTGLLKMYIMELEEPNKKMIDKIINNNEKIKKEIRQILEQIKAKFNI
- a CDS encoding tyrosine-type recombinase/integrase, which gives rise to MDSLEVLQQINILSSAILSNFNHITLKEYINSHYIPFQKNAKKEKNFNKLLGKLNIILHYEFVNKNITDVTENDIVNFFNLLKNDRNIKQATQNRYRSLLNHIFNTAIKDKVVNYNPAKHTKKFKEVNRDRALNNSEIKALLEACKQSKNEELYYIVLVALYTGMRYSNIIHMKRSNIKNNVYQLDGSETKSGKSQLIYLHQDLMNELNKYMHKNNDTYIFRYNYIKRAFRTALKKAGIENFRFHDLRRTFANTLLYNNVNIVTISNMLGHSSIMMTQKYLANDSKKELDAINKLCFI
- the tssK gene encoding type VI secretion system baseplate subunit TssK, giving the protein MANSLKVAWINGMNIDRVHFEQQERYIERSINQKTIDIFENLYGIFDIEFQSEMLSQGKIGVNRVSGVSPDGTIFKAPDEDFLPEPLEIKSGIQAGAVIVLKIPMSVDTVADLSVQNSLPDTKYIATHSMVSSKTFDDTTRSKLGDMEDNKLTSSYSQEKISVIMASLRLSLGVQGSKSSNEIEIPVCRIKSIDLNKNITLDDKFIPTSINIANIPLVITFLEEMLHATAGHRDNLAETFAGISKASTTIDFETYIALNILKKWNILFSHLKNKSKLHPEYFYEKLLEFQADLLSLDINSGVYEYIRYDHLNIAASIVSTINKVKLLFSHIVAPKYIPAVISGDNGIFVCSFDNVSILKESTIYMAVKGECSLETVQTTFKMQSKVGTSAKIRNLISAQLNGLNIEQLTIVPSILPHLNDYVYFKIDKTDSMWQDFKNENSIAVYITQRIPNPDIKMWAVGV
- the tssJ gene encoding type VI secretion system lipoprotein TssJ is translated as MKKISLLIFIFIIMYGCSSTAVITMINDKNSNPNYHGDNVPVTLKLYKLNGVERFKEASVLDLNTREDAVLGKDMIDVSRMQIAPNDAKVMATIKKKDVGYIGVLVMYANMQNKKIKSAIRSKDISGDNVTFTISSEGVFITGKKKGNIKKELINGK